AACGGGAATTCCAGTCGCTCTACGGCCCGCATCCATTCCTCGAGCAGTCGCCAGTTAGGATCCAATTCACTCTCCAGAAGCAACAAAGGCAGCGAGACGAACCGCCCCAGTTCCAGGGCGGCAATGGGTGCCCCGCTCCGATCCGCGTAATAGAGAGCTTCTCCGTGCTGGATCCAAAAAAATGGCTCGCGTTCCACGATCTCAATGGCCACGCCATCCGGAAGCACCCTGCGGACAGTAGCACTTTCAATCCACGGATTACCCTGGAGCCTGCGGCTGACATCCCCCAGGCTGACCTCCAGGGTGTTCACACCCACGGCCACTCCACTTAAATTCAGTATCTCCGGCACACTCAGCTGCTTGTTGCCGGCAATCTCCACATGGGACACGGCAAAATGGGCGGAGGAGGTCAACCCCCTGTATCCATAGACCAGCCCCAGACTAATAACGCCCAGCAAGCCCACCACGGAGAGAACCCCAAGCGCCCACCCAAGGACCCGCAACGTCAGCAAGGCCAAGGTCACAAGAAGCCCGCCGATCCGCACCTGCCGTCTGGTCGCGGCCTTGTTGCGAGCCGGTTTGACCGCACGTTTCGGCAGACTGGCCGTGCCGTGTTTCTGGCGCGACCAAGTATTGCTTTTGCGCGTCCCTGGACTGAACCAACCTCCGGACCTGATCCGAATCGCAGCCACGCTCATGTAATTACCCTGACCTCGGTTTTCAGCTCCAGTCCGAAGCGCCGCTCGACCCGCTCTTGGGCCATTTCCAGCAAGGCGAAAGCATCACCAGAGGTCCCGCCTCCCAGGTTGACCAGGAAATTCGCATGTTGCTCTGAAAAAGCCATATTCCCTTGTCGATAGCCTCGAAGCCCAACCTGCTCCAAGAGCTTGCCAGCCGGCTCTCCGGACGAAGGATTCTTAAACACGCATCCGGCCGAGGCCATGGTGACCGGCTGGCTTTGCTTCTTGCGGTCGTACCACTGTCGCATCCGGGTGCGTACCACACCGGGTTCGTCGCGACCCAGGCGAAGTTCGATGGCCAGCACCAGCTGCACCGGCTCGTCCAGTCCGGAGTCAAACCATCGATACCCGAAGCCCAGATCCTCGGCCTCCCGCCAGACACAGCCCAAGCCCGGCGTCCAAATCAAAACCCGTTCCAGAACATCGGCCATCTCCAGTCCATACGAACCGGCATTCATGGCCACGGCCCCGCCTACGGTGCCTGGGATGCCGGCCCATGGTTCCAGTCCCTTTGCTCCCCGCATACAGCACCATCCCAGCAGCCTCGGCAGACGAAGCGCAGCCGGGACGCGAACCAGCAGGGCATCACAACCTGCATTCTGGTGCGCAATACTGGGTTCTCCACCGCCCTCGAGGCGAATCAAGACCAATCCCAGCTCGTGATCCGTAGCCAGAATATTGCTTCCCGCCCCCAGGACCATGGGCTCACCTCCCAGCCTGGCAATCCACTCATCCAGGTTTCCGGCCAGTTCATCCATGTCGGCTTCGCGACGCACCACGATCTCAGCCATGGTTTTGCCGCCCAGCCTCAGGGTGGTCCGATCGGCCAAAAGCGGGCCAGGCAAAACCCTCATGGATTTACCCCCATTCTGCCTCAAGGTAGCCTTGCCCCACCTGCCAGACATTCCCCGCACCCAGGGTCAACAGTACGTCTCCTGGTTGCAGCATTTCCAGCAATGCCTGTCCGGCCGCAGGCATGTCCGGAAAAAAATCCACCGGCGTCTGGCTGACCTGCCGGACACCTTGAGCCAGACTGCTCCCGCTGATGCCCGGAAGCGGGGCCTCGGATGCCGGATAGATTTCCAACAGCAGCAATCGATGCGCCTGATGAAAAGCCCGGCAAAAATCGCCGAATAGCGCCTTGGTTCGTGAAAAACGATGGGGCTGAAAAAGGACCACCAGACGGCGGCCGGGAAAGAATTCCCGCGCGGTTTGCAGTGTAGCGACAACTTCCTTGGGGTGGTGGCCGTAATCATCCACAACCGTTACGCCATTGCGTTCTCCCTTGATTTCAAATCGTCGTCCCACTCCGCCAAAATGGGTCAACCCACGCACCACGGCCTCTTTGGGCAAGCCGGTCTCAATGGCCACCCCCACGGCACCCAGGGCGTTCAACACATTGTGCCGCCCAGGTTGAGCTAGGCTCACCTCGGCCCAGGGCTCTCCACGCCAAGAAATCCGAAAAGCATTGTCCGCTCGTCCCT
This is a stretch of genomic DNA from Desulfonatronum thioautotrophicum. It encodes these proteins:
- a CDS encoding cell division protein FtsQ/DivIB, with protein sequence MSVAAIRIRSGGWFSPGTRKSNTWSRQKHGTASLPKRAVKPARNKAATRRQVRIGGLLVTLALLTLRVLGWALGVLSVVGLLGVISLGLVYGYRGLTSSAHFAVSHVEIAGNKQLSVPEILNLSGVAVGVNTLEVSLGDVSRRLQGNPWIESATVRRVLPDGVAIEIVEREPFFWIQHGEALYYADRSGAPIAALELGRFVSLPLLLLESELDPNWRLLEEWMRAVERLEFPFGFSDVAWIRVEDANMLRIHLEDRGMMVDFDLSDWRVHRGILGQVWEDLRSRGELDSIERLTVMSGKAWVLAQES
- the murB gene encoding UDP-N-acetylmuramate dehydrogenase, producing MRVLPGPLLADRTTLRLGGKTMAEIVVRREADMDELAGNLDEWIARLGGEPMVLGAGSNILATDHELGLVLIRLEGGGEPSIAHQNAGCDALLVRVPAALRLPRLLGWCCMRGAKGLEPWAGIPGTVGGAVAMNAGSYGLEMADVLERVLIWTPGLGCVWREAEDLGFGYRWFDSGLDEPVQLVLAIELRLGRDEPGVVRTRMRQWYDRKKQSQPVTMASAGCVFKNPSSGEPAGKLLEQVGLRGYRQGNMAFSEQHANFLVNLGGGTSGDAFALLEMAQERVERRFGLELKTEVRVIT